AGATCTATCGGCGGCCCAGCTGGAAGCCCTGCTACTGCATGTCATCCACGGAGTTCAGACGCCGTCGGGATAGCAAAGCGAGAAGAGAGCAGACAGATCAGCACAAGGGTGTCATCAACAGTGGGGTTGTCCAGGTGGTGGATGGCAAGTTGGAGCGGCCTTTCTCCTGAGGAAAGCCTCCTGCACTAATCAGTTTTTACAACTTTGTAAAGCACACTtctatttaaaataaaactttagTTTAGTGTTGTTAGACATATCATTTTACATTTTGGCGTTATATTTCAAGCCAATTTCCCTTTTCGCTGAGAATATCATATTCCTAATTGCCATCAAACTTATagaaaaaaacttttatttaagaaaagaaggtaaaaagaaaattttaataaatttcagAATTGTTTTTGATGACTAACCGAATTCTGGCAAGATCACTTGGACTACCTTAGATTTTCAGTAAATGTGTGACGAAATTATAACATTCACAAATTAGTTTCAGAAGATAGACAAGCACATATTTGAAGAATGTTTCCTTATCTTTAAAAATGTGTCAAATTCATAATCAGCATTAAAATCCGTATGAAGTCATACTCTAAAAGGCCTGCAggtatttttcctttttttggggTTCCTGGCTTAAACAAAAGATTTCAGTTgacatttaaaaaatttattttactttcaCATTATTTTACAACAACAGTGCGAGCTGAGTATTTCACTCCACTAAGAACACGACAGGCGTAAAGTTTTGGGTGCTGATTGATGTAGCCGCTTTACGAGTGAACACTGTGGGTGCCGAACTTGCCATTGTCATCGACGGAGGCTGTGACCGCATGGTATCCCGCCCGCTTGCCATTGATGTCAACACTTTCGCTCTCGCCGGTGACTAGATCCTTGTAGTTGTTGACATGGCCATTGGAATCGTACTGTTGGTACAGGAAGGgaaaaaagattattataaAGCATACGAATAACTCAAACTCGTCATAAAGTTGATAAAGTAGAAGGTTGTTTTATATAAAAGTCAAATAAAACCCACCGAGTTCTGGGAAGACCACTTGGACTGCTTCTCCCACTGCTTGGTACGGTAGCCACTGCCCAAGTTTCCGGCTCCTGCTGATAATCCGGCCCCAACGTTGCCCGCTCCGACCACTTGACCGGTCTGTGCCGCGTTCAGTCCAAGTCCCAAGTTCTGCTGTCCGCTTAACAGGGATCCGCTGAGCAGCGACTGCTGTCCGCCAACCTGTCCGCTCAGCAGAGATCCTTGGCTGCCGCCCAACAGAGATCCACTCAGTAGAGCAGCACTGTTGCCGGTACTGGCGGAGTTCAGGGAGCTGGCAGAGTTCAACGAGCTAGCGGAGTTGAATCCAAACTGGGAGCCAGAGTTGAAGGCAGAGTTGTAGCCAGAGTTAAAGCCACCTTGTGAGCCGGCGGCGTAGCCACTTCCAGCTTGCACCTGGTTGGCGGATGCGGCTTGGGAGGCAGCCTGCTGGCGGGCAGCTTGCTGGGTTTGGCTGAGCAGCTGGGTCAGCTGGCTGTTCTGCTGGAAGTTCTGGCCAAAGGAACTGCCAAACTGAGAGTTGAAGGCGGCATTGCTGCCGAAGTTGGAGGCGGTGTTGCTGCCGAAGTTGGTGGCGGCATTGCTGCCGAAGGTGGAGGCGGCATTCGATCCGTAGGTTAAACGGCTGCTGGCAACTGGCTGAACCAGCTGTGGTGCGGACGCAGTGGTGGTCACCTTTCGCTGATAGTAGTGTGCGGTTTGAACTGGGACCGTCTGCGTCACCTGGGTCTGGGTAGGCTGCTCGACAATGCGCTCCTCGTGATGGACGTAACGCTGGGAGCCACCGGGAATGGTGTAGACCACCTGTTGCGGGGTGGACACAATCTTCTCGTGCCTGTAATACTCGGAAGTGGGGGCGGACTGCACGGTTTGAACTCCGCTGAGCAGCTGAGCACTGGAGTCGACGGCGTTCACGCCACCAAAGTCGACCTTGTTGCCGGCATTGGCGTTCTCAGCGAACTCCACATTGCTGCCCACCTGGTGGGCGGCGGTGCTGCCGAAGTTGGAGGCGGAGCTGGTCTGGAAGGCGGCGTTGGTGGAGAAGGAGCTGCCAAAGGAGGCGGCATTCTGGGCACCAAAGGAGGCAGCATTCTGAGCGCCAAAGCCTGCGGTATTCTGGGCGCCAAAGGAGGCAGCATTCTGGCCGCCAAAACCGGAGGCAAAGTTAGAGCCAAAGGAACTTCCAACACCAGCACCAATGGTGTTAGtaccagcagcaccacccaAAGTCTCAACGGCACCACCTAATCCGCCAGCGGAGGCACCTTCGGCGGATTCAGTCGCACCCACGGAGTCGTAGGAGCTCTCCAGTTTTCCCAGAGAGGAGCCTTCAACCTGACCGGAGGCGCCATCGAAGCCAGCTCCAAAGCCACCGCTATAGCCTCCTCCGTAGCCGGCGTTCTTGCGAGCCTGCTCCACCGCCTGCCCGTGGGTACTGTAGTGGCTGAGGATTGAGGCAATTAACTTAATAAAATTCGTTCCGAAAGAGGAAGATTGTCATTGGGGTTTAAAAGGATCTCACAAtcaacaattttaaattataaaagcaaCTCAGAATAGGCAACGCAAATTTAGTTGAGTGGTTCGTATTTCTTTGTTGATTCTAGACatatttttctaaaattttaatttaaaatttggaAGTACCATGTCAGCCAATGGGGATATTTCAATTTTCTCGATTCAGAAAAGAAAGATCTTTAACATTTGCAACAAGGCACTTACCGAGTGTGGAAACTGTCGCGTTTGGTTCTCGCCAAACTTTtcgatttttaaattgaaaacaaaccattagattatatattaaatgagGCACTTCAAATCAAATTACCTTTGTTGGAAATCTGTAATTATAAAAAGAGAGAAATGTATTAGTTAACGTACGCAAGATGATTTAAAAATCCCGTTTAATCAAAACTTAAGTACGAAATTGATAGAAATTGAATTTATCACTTTAAGTTTTTCGTTTAAAGAGTTTTCTCATTCactttaaaacatttttatttccttaGAGTtgagttttttatttatttttttgttacaTCACTATTCAAAAAGTATGTTTCGTTAGGTTTACAATCTCTTATCGCCACACGCGCCATAAATTACACAATTTCCCAGGGTGTtgtgtaaatatttcattCAGGAAAAACCCAAGTGCCACTGACGACACTCTGATCCACGAATGCTGATAGGCAGCCTCAAAACACTTGGATGAGATCGCCAGGACCAAGCCGGCACAGTTTACATCTTAGGTGTAATTTTCTGGACTAGCAGATATTGGGAACAGTGCACTACCTCCACAGACCACACCCAGGCAAAGGGCCAAAACCAGCAGCTTATTCATTTTGGCAATTCGTGTTAGCTCTTGACCGAAAAATACGTTCGACACTCGCGATTTAAATTGTACTAATGCAATCGAGCGAAGGGAGCTCCGCTTTAAAGCCTCAGACGGCGGTGATAAGAGCCACTTATGTATAACTCAGTCTTGAACTGATTGATTTCTGACCCAGAGAGAATGCCACTGATAGTACACGTAGAATTGGAGCTCGCAATTGGTGCAGAAAGCCGCGAGTGATGAAAGTTAATTGCGACATCATCGCCCTATATAGAATATTTTTCGTATTCAGCTTTGATGATCGGCGGGGAACCTTGCTCAAGAAATACCCAGTATATAGTTGCCATGTACGTCTGCCGACATTATCACTTTTGCGATTAATTACATATATGTGTACAAATTATGTTTATAGGTGGAACCCAATGCCAATGAGCTCCCATTGAACTTAGAAGAAACTGCGAGCAAGGTGAAGGAATATATAGAAAAAACCTTGAGCTCCAAATTAAATTCAGGAAGTACTAACATTTCCCTTGTTGAATTAGCTAGTCTTATCAAGACCTTTTTAAACCATAATGCGTCTTACTAATTTGGAACAAGTACAAAAATCAGACACTATTGTAAAACTGAGAAGAGGTTATTGGTTATGGTGGGTTTTCCAATTTTCGTAAAGATATTTTGTTTTAGTAAATAAGAAATTGAAAATCCCATAGCTTAATTGTGTTAATTTCACAATCTCTAAGGACGTGTCTCCAGCTCCACTTAAGCTTGAATAAAGAAAACGATCTTGAAATTTAGCCATTTTATATAGAATCAACTTCAATGAGATAGATCACTTCCGGTCACCTTTGATACGCCCATCCGTCCAAtacaaaacgaaaacattgAAGCAAAATAAGTAAATCTAATCTTGCAAATACTAAACATTTATATACCTATCAATGCCAACAGCAACGTCAAAATCAAGGtcaatatataaatgtatatatatacaaatttgcattttttttagcCTAAGCCAGAAAGGGAGAACGAAACTTTCTAATTAAAGAAAGCTTCGCTACAAGTCCCAACCGATAAGAAAGTCCGCCAACTTGACAATAAAATACAcgtatattatttatatattttatacatattCAATGGGAGCGGCTTGCTTTGTCAGACCGGAGTAAATGTTAGCCTAGCCACCAGTGGAGGGTCTCCGCCGATCTTCCTAGGAGTGCACCGAATACGAGGTGATCTTTCCGTTGTCGTTCACCGTGGTCTGGGCACCACGTCGACTGGTTCCGTCTCCGTTGCTGTGACTGAAGGACGAGACCGAGACGCCCTTGtagccaccgccgccgccaccacctcctccggagctgctggagctggagaACGAGGATCCACCACCGCTTCCGCCGCCAAAGCGATTCACAATGTTGGGAGAGGCctgagaaaattaaattcctattAGTTAAAGCAGtcagttaaatattttttttaataacttttaaCTCTTCACAGATAAAACAGATACTTTAAATGCACTTTGATCGCATAAGGTACTTGGATTTCTTACCGGATTGGATGGGCTAATATAGGCCGTCTGGCGATAGCCATTGGAACCGATGGATCCGGATGCCGAGGCATAGCTGGGTGCATAGCGATGTGAGTTATACGATCCCGATCCAAATCCAGACCCGGATCCAGAGCTAGAGCTAGAGCTGGAGCCTCCTCTGTACCGATTCTGGCGCACTAGATTGTCGTGGTAGGCCTGCTGAGCGGCGATCTGTTGCTGGATGCGACTGCGCAGAAAAGGACATTAGAATAGGGAAAAGCATTCCGTACTATATTAGTATTGGGATTAGTTAAGGACTAGCTACTTGTATTTACATATCGTTGTCGTCGACAAGAGAAGCATCCGCGGATGCATAAGCGTTGCCAGCCGTGGCCAGACCAGTTATAGCTCTACAAGAACAGATATATTCAAGCGTTAGGTTTACCCTTAGCCCGCCGTATCACTACCCAAAGAACCCAGACAATTTATCCCCCGGGATGAGATCGATGCTCACTGTTGGTTGGCGAAGTTCTGGGCCAAAATATGGTTCGTCAGCTGCTGGTGGAAGAGATACGGATCGATGATGCCAAAGTTGGGCGAGGTGCCGCCATAGTCATCGTAATCGTAgtagccaccaccacccccaccGGTCCCCACATAGCTGCTGTGTCCACCGGCTCCTCCTCCACTACTGGCATACCCTCCGGCGTAACCGCCGGCATATGCTCGTCGTCTGCGGGTCGGACCCGTTTTTGCTGAAATGGAAAGCATGATGTGGTTGATAAAAATATAGTTTGCTTAATATTATTGTTACTCGTTACTAGAGTGTATACTATAACTACATATATGTTGTATGTACAGGTTCATTAGACTATTATATTTAGCATTGCGGAAGTTTGGTGCACATTAGTGGGTTCTCTTACCTCCCGATGACTCTTCGTTCAGAGCACTCATCACCACACAAATAAGTAGAACCTTCCacatatttttagctgggCATTTGCGATTGGACTTTGGAGCTGGGGGTGTAAGAATAAAACAATGGAATCATTAAGAACTGGTTTGGAAATTAGTGTAAGGAGAACTTGTTTGCGAAAAGA
This genomic stretch from Drosophila mauritiana strain mau12 chromosome 2L, ASM438214v1, whole genome shotgun sequence harbors:
- the LOC117150325 gene encoding fibroin heavy chain isoform X2, translated to MNKLLVLALCLGVVCGDFQQSHYSTHGQAVEQARKNAGYGGGYSGGFGAGFDGASGQVEGSSLGKLESSYDSVGATESAEGASAGGLGGAVETLGGAAGTNTIGAGVGSSFGSNFASGFGGQNAASFGAQNTAGFGAQNAASFGAQNAASFGSSFSTNAAFQTSSASNFGSTAAHQVGSNVEFAENANAGNKVDFGGVNAVDSSAQLLSGVQTVQSAPTSEYYRHEKIVSTPQQVVYTIPGGSQRYVHHEERIVEQPTQTQVTQTVPVQTAHYYQRKVTTTASAPQLVQPVASSRLTYGSNAASTFGSNAATNFGSNTASNFGSNAAFNSQFGSSFGQNFQQNSQLTQLLSQTQQAARQQAASQAASANQVQAGSGYAAGSQGGFNSGYNSAFNSGSQFGFNSASSLNSASSLNSASTGNSAALLSGSLLGGSQGSLLSGQVGGQQSLLSGSLLSGQQNLGLGLNAAQTGQVVGAGNVGAGLSAGAGNLGSGYRTKQWEKQSKWSSQNSYDSNGHVNNYKDLVTGESESVDINGKRAGYHAVTASVDDNGKFGTHSVHS
- the LOC117150325 gene encoding fibroin heavy chain isoform X1 translates to MNKLLVLALCLGVVCGDFQQSLARTKRDSFHTRHYSTHGQAVEQARKNAGYGGGYSGGFGAGFDGASGQVEGSSLGKLESSYDSVGATESAEGASAGGLGGAVETLGGAAGTNTIGAGVGSSFGSNFASGFGGQNAASFGAQNTAGFGAQNAASFGAQNAASFGSSFSTNAAFQTSSASNFGSTAAHQVGSNVEFAENANAGNKVDFGGVNAVDSSAQLLSGVQTVQSAPTSEYYRHEKIVSTPQQVVYTIPGGSQRYVHHEERIVEQPTQTQVTQTVPVQTAHYYQRKVTTTASAPQLVQPVASSRLTYGSNAASTFGSNAATNFGSNTASNFGSNAAFNSQFGSSFGQNFQQNSQLTQLLSQTQQAARQQAASQAASANQVQAGSGYAAGSQGGFNSGYNSAFNSGSQFGFNSASSLNSASSLNSASTGNSAALLSGSLLGGSQGSLLSGQVGGQQSLLSGSLLSGQQNLGLGLNAAQTGQVVGAGNVGAGLSAGAGNLGSGYRTKQWEKQSKWSSQNSYDSNGHVNNYKDLVTGESESVDINGKRAGYHAVTASVDDNGKFGTHSVHS
- the LOC117150410 gene encoding heterogeneous nuclear ribonucleoprotein A3 homolog 2 isoform X2, with the protein product MWKVLLICVVMSALNEESSGAKTGPTRRRRAYAGGYAGGYASSGGGAGGHSSYVGTGGGGGGYYDYDDYGGTSPNFGIIDPYLFHQQLTNHILAQNFANQHRIQQQIAAQQAYHDNLVRQNRYRGGSSSSSSSGSGSGFGSGSYNSHRYAPSYASASGSIGSNGYRQTAYISPSNPASPNIVNRFGGGSGGGSSFSSSSSSGGGGGGGGGYKGVSVSSFSHSNGDGTSRRGAQTTVNDNGKITSYSVHS
- the LOC117150410 gene encoding loricrin isoform X1 produces the protein MWKVLLICVVMSALNEESSGAKTGPTRRRRAYAGGYAGGYASSGGGAGGHSSYVGTGGGGGGYYDYDDYGGTSPNFGIIDPYLFHQQLTNHILAQNFANQQAITGLATAGNAYASADASLVDDNDIRIQQQIAAQQAYHDNLVRQNRYRGGSSSSSSSGSGSGFGSGSYNSHRYAPSYASASGSIGSNGYRQTAYISPSNPASPNIVNRFGGGSGGGSSFSSSSSSGGGGGGGGGYKGVSVSSFSHSNGDGTSRRGAQTTVNDNGKITSYSVHS